One window of the Montipora foliosa isolate CH-2021 chromosome 4, ASM3666993v2, whole genome shotgun sequence genome contains the following:
- the LOC137999463 gene encoding uncharacterized protein gives MSKRTPHLNSDIAASVSSSSSVQPAVTITLEQVPTLKINQKINVTATISLGNEQPKPVEVKYTQKITLVKEDRVLEDETGTAEIHIWDELINKVKNGTTYEFQNLNIKHFKGSTHLATTPSTTFKEASKQLQSVQGPTLLENPEKEVQVEMFKFVNNLSVFVACQACKKKITENSHQKYIKCRNFGVRQCQSDCKRDASVQVKVQIDDGKEMWLTAFTDAIESLLVVSPDVSLMSNSEAIEALLMDLTDIHFTYNVHKNSITEVTSVSHGLP, from the exons ATGTCAAAGCGTACGCCACACCTTAACTCAG ACATTGCCGCATCTGTATCATCCTCCTCTTCAGTGCAGCCTGCTGTTACAATCACTCTAGAACAGGTACCAACTCTAAAGATTAACCAGAAAATCAATGTCACAGCAACCATTTCATTAGGCAATGAACAACCCAAGCCAGTTGAAGTGAAATATACTCAAAAAATCACACTCGTCAAAGAGGATCGTGTCTTAGAAGACGAAACAGGAACAGCTGAAATTCACATTTGGGATGAGCTCATCAACAAGGTCAAAAATGGGACAACATATGAATTCCAAAACCTGAACATCAAGCACTTCAAAGGCAGCACCCACTTGGCAACAACACCATCAACGACCTTCAAAGAAGCCAGTAAACAACTTCAGTCTGTGCAAGGACCTACACTACTGGAAAACCCAGAAAAAGAAGTTCAAGTCGAGATGTTCAAGTTTGTTAACAACCTAAGTGTATTCGTGGCTTGCCAAGcttgtaaaaagaaaataacggaGAACTCCCatcaaaaatatattaaatgcAGGAACTTTGGAGTGCGGCAGTGTCAGAGTGACTGCAAGAGAGATGCATCTGTACAAGTAAAAGTACAAATAGATg ATGGAAAAGAAATGTGGCTAACAGCATTCACAGATGCCATTGAAAGTCTTCTGGTTGTGTCTCCAGATGTTTCCCTTATGAGTAACTCAGAAGCCATTGAAGCCCTGCTCATGGACCTTACGGATATCCACTTCACCTATAATGTCCACAAAAATAGCATAACCGAGGTCACATCTGTTTCACATGGACTGCCGTAA